One Littorina saxatilis isolate snail1 linkage group LG1, US_GU_Lsax_2.0, whole genome shotgun sequence genomic window carries:
- the LOC138949734 gene encoding uncharacterized protein isoform X2: MNGVDAMPVRIKAEPHDGLAPRSAPPAPIATNGFNAHHRPPLAPTHPHNRGPGSARVSMVSSAGGQGCVPPAVPGANGFIKEKEAAPAVSEDAVDYDSVRGVFGWATLDGTNVPYIIRKYRKFVAVRIVEKKMLSKYPNSFPDELGKKDPLISYFVTEAEAKLLNEINTIHCSYEYGQQPFSTKDLIVDLTEFEEFFKLVKKTFPDEVLATMSAEENGSSPVDDKKAALSKVCGWMQINNTVTPYIVRSSGKFVPLSVILYAAQLLTKESVEGHLPTEQECVLLNSTCQGAGFDFTFGKNTRLIHISEVVRRCQVRIFELPFENPLQHAQYIDSLQQSELSGVPPHPPPAPSVVPGNMSLPYQSKPIVSEGPPNFHPFNPYNPFVSMANMMSQTSAPRHRSEQTASSVAMSAATQLVSTQSAPIFFPPAPPSSMSRGSQSNSHSALPQHPGNQTHSSSGIVPGLQTHNPALASGVVPNNQRHSLSGIVPGNQRQSPLGIVPGNQRQSPSGVVPGNQRHSPSGIVPGLQTQNYSLASGLVTGHQTHSPSGVAAGHQTHSPSGMGPPRAPSPQAGSSQGRMGSPSGLAASHASTHPSGFHPHFVRGGPGVSGRFHYPGIPVSGASAIPRLPPPYLPPHPHLMQRLGQPPMSGQHGPGPHPFMPPPPHFSGQQNQVMIPGVGPVPRGALHMMGYPHLPSGLPPQMAVTHTPDQLQHLPNPNSGPSQQAMLPPYQLQAYLQSTSRPPSQPGVQPQVARSSASSIVHASRNSPPSGVGVARPSLSAPQPQGQAYPTQPTIFPVQLSPASARLPGADAATLPTSHQQSKPAVLPAPDEHLKLVASIKAVMSHGKSISCMRRDCSERKGNLCLVEAVAKLYFPKCSLAEFVHALRNVLQINLPVCTQTEAKAFIHFYNLPVTSLNDNHMIDLDDLNNYFPQISYMFRHAAADSSTALAGKPPVMNTTRRSNGTEGTTRLASPSAPITIVLNNNDSAEVISIDSGPPTPVSDSPTVRKRAGGGLEGSGVKVNRCNSSATADEVDGPTAGAENTVTTDTPTVSNSSTTRQATTSQVIVID, encoded by the exons aacGGAGTGGATGCCATGCCAGTGCGCATCAAAGCTGAGCCGCACGACGGCCTAGCACCACGATCGGCCCCACCAGCGCCCATCGCCACCAATGGATTCAACGCACACCACAGACCTCCCCTCGCCCCCACTCACCCTCACAACAGGGGGCCTGGGTCGGCAAGGGTTTCCATGGTCTCTTCAGCCGGTGGGCAAGGGTGCGTGCCCCCCGCAGTGCCCGGTGCTAATGGGTTCATCAAGGAGAAGGAGGCAGCGCCGGCTGTGTCGGAGGATGCTGTGGACTACGACAGTGTGCGCGGAGTGTTTGGCTGGGCCACGCTGGACGGCACCAACGTCCCCTACATCATCCGCAAGTACCGCAAGTTTGTGGCCGTCAGGATCGTGGAGAAGAAGATGCTGAGCAAGTATCCCAACTCGTTTCCCGACGAGCTGGGCAAGAAGGACCCGCTCATCAGCTACTTCGTGACGGAGGCGGAGGCCAAGCTGCTGAACGAGATCAACACCATCCACTGCAGCTACGAGTACGGCCAGCAGCCTTTCAGCACCAAGGACCTCATCGTGGACCTCACCGAGTTTGAGGAGTTTTTCAAGCTGGTCAAGAAGACCTTTCCTGACGAGGTCCTGGCCACCATGAGCGCTGAGGAGAACGGGTCCAGTCCGGTGGATGACAAGAAAGCCGCCCTGTCCAAGGTGTGTGGCTGGATGCAGATCAACAACACAGTGACTCCCTACATCGTCAGGTCTTCAGGCAAGTTTGTTCCTCTATCTGTAATACTGTATGCTGCACAACTGTTGACCAAAGAATCTGTGGAAGGCCATTTGCCGACTGAACAAGAGTGTGTTCTGTTGAACTCAACGTGCCAGGGTGCTGGCTTTGACTTTACTTTTGGAAAGAACACGAGGCTCATTCACATATCGGAAGTTGTGCGGAGGTGTCAGGTTCGAATCTTTGAGCTTCCTTTTGAAAACCCGCTGCAGCATGCGCAGTACATTGACTCCTTGCAGCAGTCAGAACTGTCGGGTGTTCCGCCTCACCCTCCCCCTGCACCTAGTGTGGTGCCTGGCAACATGAGTTTGCCCTATCAGTCCAAACCCATAGTCAGTGAGGGGCCACCCAATTTTCATCCCTTCAACCCCTATAACCCCTTCGTGTCCATGGCGAATATGATGTCACAGACGTCAGCACCGCGGCACCGGTCTGAGCAAACTGCTTCTTCCGTGGCCATGTCCGCAGCCACACAGCTCGTTAGCACGCAGAGTGCTCCCATCTTCTTCCCACCGGCCCCTCCCTCTTCCATGTCCAGGGGCTCCCAATCAAACAGTCACTCTGCTCTACCTCAGCATCCGGGCAACCAGACACACAGCTCTTCCGGCATTGTGCCAGGACTCCAAACACACAACCCTGCTCTGGCTTCTGGCGTTGTACCGAACAACCAAAGACATAGCCTTTCAGGCATTGTACCGGGCAACCAAAGACAAAGCCCTTTAGGCATTGTACCGGGCAACCAAAGACAAAGCCCTTCAGGCGTTGTACCGGGTAACCAAAGACATAGCCCTTCCGGCATTGTACCGGGCCTGCAAACACAAAACTATTCTCTGGCTTCTGGTCTTGTAACAGGTCATCAAACACACAGCCCTTCAGGCGTGGCAGCAGGCCATCAGACACACAGCCCGTCAGGGATGGGCCCACCAAGGGCACCGTCACCGCAGGCTGGTTCTTCACAGGGACGGATGGGGTCTCCGTCAGGACTTGCAGCCAGTCACGCTTCCACTCATCCCTCGGGATTCCATCCTCACTTTGTGCGTGGAGGCCCCGGGGTTTCTGGCCGTTTCCACTACCCTGGTATCCCAGTGTCTGGTGCTTCAGCTATTCCTCGTCTTCCTCCTCCCTACCTGcccccacacccacacctgATGCAGCGGCTAGGTCAGCCACCCATGTCGGGACAACATGGCCCTGGTCCCCACCCCTTCATGCCTCCCCCACCCCACTTTTCAGGCCAGCAGAACCAGGTGATGATCCCGGGTGTGGGGCCTGTGCCCAGAGGGGCGTTGCATATGATGGGCTATCCGCATCTACCCAGTGGCTTGCCCCCTCAGATGGCCGTGACGCACACCCCAGACCAGCTTCAGCACCTGCCCAACCCCAACTCCGGTCCTTCGCAACAAGCGATGCTTCCACCCTATCAGCTGCAGGCGTATCTGCAGTCCACTTCCAGACCTCCGTCACAACCCGGGGTCCAGCCACAGGTAGCGAGGTCATCTGCTTCCTCCATAGTCCACGCTTCCAGGAACAGTCCTCCCAGTGGTGTCGGTGTTGCACGGCCTTCCTTATCGGCCCCCCAGCCCCAGGGCCAAGCCTACCCGACACAGCCAACCATATTCCCTGTCCAGCTGAGCCCGGCGTCAGCCAGACTGCCCGGTGCTGACGCTGCCACACTTCCCACTTCACATCAGCAGAGCAAGCCCGCTGTCCTTCCCGCCCCCGACGAGCACCTTAAGCTGGTGGCCAGCATCAAGGCTGTCATGTCGCACGGCAAGAGCATCTCCTGCATGCGGCGTGACTGTTCCGAGCGCAAGGGCAACTTGTGTCTGGTGGAGGCCGTGGCCAAGCTTTACTTCCCCAAGTGCAGCCTGGCCGAGTTTGTCCACGCCCTGCGCAACGTCTTGCAGATCAACCTTCCCGTGTGCACACAGACAGAGGCCAAGGCCTTCATCCACTTCTACAACCTGCCCGTCACCTCCCTCAATGACAACCATATGATCGACCTCGACGACCTCAACAACTACTTCCCACAAATCTCCTACATGTTCAGACACGCTGCTGCTGACTCTTCCACCGCGCTGGCAGGCAAGCCCCCCGTGATGAACACGACACGGAGGTCGAACGGAACTGAAGGCACCACGCGCCTCGCGTCACCCTCCGCACCCATCACCATCGTCCTcaacaacaacgacagtgcCGAAGTCATCAGCATTGACTCCGGACCTCCAACGCCCGTCAGTGACAGCCCCACGGTCAGGAAACGGGCGGGTGGAGGGTTGGAGGGTTCAGGGGTCAAGGTCAATCGTTGCAACAGCTCAGCTACAGCAGACGAGGTGGACGGGCCAACGGCTGGCGCGGAGAATACAG TTACAACGGATACTCCAACAGTATCCAACAGCAGCACAACGCGGCAAGCAACAACCTCACAAGTCATCGTCATCGACTGA
- the LOC138949734 gene encoding uncharacterized protein isoform X1 translates to MTVLENGVDAMPVRIKAEPHDGLAPRSAPPAPIATNGFNAHHRPPLAPTHPHNRGPGSARVSMVSSAGGQGCVPPAVPGANGFIKEKEAAPAVSEDAVDYDSVRGVFGWATLDGTNVPYIIRKYRKFVAVRIVEKKMLSKYPNSFPDELGKKDPLISYFVTEAEAKLLNEINTIHCSYEYGQQPFSTKDLIVDLTEFEEFFKLVKKTFPDEVLATMSAEENGSSPVDDKKAALSKVCGWMQINNTVTPYIVRSSGKFVPLSVILYAAQLLTKESVEGHLPTEQECVLLNSTCQGAGFDFTFGKNTRLIHISEVVRRCQVRIFELPFENPLQHAQYIDSLQQSELSGVPPHPPPAPSVVPGNMSLPYQSKPIVSEGPPNFHPFNPYNPFVSMANMMSQTSAPRHRSEQTASSVAMSAATQLVSTQSAPIFFPPAPPSSMSRGSQSNSHSALPQHPGNQTHSSSGIVPGLQTHNPALASGVVPNNQRHSLSGIVPGNQRQSPLGIVPGNQRQSPSGVVPGNQRHSPSGIVPGLQTQNYSLASGLVTGHQTHSPSGVAAGHQTHSPSGMGPPRAPSPQAGSSQGRMGSPSGLAASHASTHPSGFHPHFVRGGPGVSGRFHYPGIPVSGASAIPRLPPPYLPPHPHLMQRLGQPPMSGQHGPGPHPFMPPPPHFSGQQNQVMIPGVGPVPRGALHMMGYPHLPSGLPPQMAVTHTPDQLQHLPNPNSGPSQQAMLPPYQLQAYLQSTSRPPSQPGVQPQVARSSASSIVHASRNSPPSGVGVARPSLSAPQPQGQAYPTQPTIFPVQLSPASARLPGADAATLPTSHQQSKPAVLPAPDEHLKLVASIKAVMSHGKSISCMRRDCSERKGNLCLVEAVAKLYFPKCSLAEFVHALRNVLQINLPVCTQTEAKAFIHFYNLPVTSLNDNHMIDLDDLNNYFPQISYMFRHAAADSSTALAGKPPVMNTTRRSNGTEGTTRLASPSAPITIVLNNNDSAEVISIDSGPPTPVSDSPTVRKRAGGGLEGSGVKVNRCNSSATADEVDGPTAGAENTVTTDTPTVSNSSTTRQATTSQVIVID, encoded by the exons aacGGAGTGGATGCCATGCCAGTGCGCATCAAAGCTGAGCCGCACGACGGCCTAGCACCACGATCGGCCCCACCAGCGCCCATCGCCACCAATGGATTCAACGCACACCACAGACCTCCCCTCGCCCCCACTCACCCTCACAACAGGGGGCCTGGGTCGGCAAGGGTTTCCATGGTCTCTTCAGCCGGTGGGCAAGGGTGCGTGCCCCCCGCAGTGCCCGGTGCTAATGGGTTCATCAAGGAGAAGGAGGCAGCGCCGGCTGTGTCGGAGGATGCTGTGGACTACGACAGTGTGCGCGGAGTGTTTGGCTGGGCCACGCTGGACGGCACCAACGTCCCCTACATCATCCGCAAGTACCGCAAGTTTGTGGCCGTCAGGATCGTGGAGAAGAAGATGCTGAGCAAGTATCCCAACTCGTTTCCCGACGAGCTGGGCAAGAAGGACCCGCTCATCAGCTACTTCGTGACGGAGGCGGAGGCCAAGCTGCTGAACGAGATCAACACCATCCACTGCAGCTACGAGTACGGCCAGCAGCCTTTCAGCACCAAGGACCTCATCGTGGACCTCACCGAGTTTGAGGAGTTTTTCAAGCTGGTCAAGAAGACCTTTCCTGACGAGGTCCTGGCCACCATGAGCGCTGAGGAGAACGGGTCCAGTCCGGTGGATGACAAGAAAGCCGCCCTGTCCAAGGTGTGTGGCTGGATGCAGATCAACAACACAGTGACTCCCTACATCGTCAGGTCTTCAGGCAAGTTTGTTCCTCTATCTGTAATACTGTATGCTGCACAACTGTTGACCAAAGAATCTGTGGAAGGCCATTTGCCGACTGAACAAGAGTGTGTTCTGTTGAACTCAACGTGCCAGGGTGCTGGCTTTGACTTTACTTTTGGAAAGAACACGAGGCTCATTCACATATCGGAAGTTGTGCGGAGGTGTCAGGTTCGAATCTTTGAGCTTCCTTTTGAAAACCCGCTGCAGCATGCGCAGTACATTGACTCCTTGCAGCAGTCAGAACTGTCGGGTGTTCCGCCTCACCCTCCCCCTGCACCTAGTGTGGTGCCTGGCAACATGAGTTTGCCCTATCAGTCCAAACCCATAGTCAGTGAGGGGCCACCCAATTTTCATCCCTTCAACCCCTATAACCCCTTCGTGTCCATGGCGAATATGATGTCACAGACGTCAGCACCGCGGCACCGGTCTGAGCAAACTGCTTCTTCCGTGGCCATGTCCGCAGCCACACAGCTCGTTAGCACGCAGAGTGCTCCCATCTTCTTCCCACCGGCCCCTCCCTCTTCCATGTCCAGGGGCTCCCAATCAAACAGTCACTCTGCTCTACCTCAGCATCCGGGCAACCAGACACACAGCTCTTCCGGCATTGTGCCAGGACTCCAAACACACAACCCTGCTCTGGCTTCTGGCGTTGTACCGAACAACCAAAGACATAGCCTTTCAGGCATTGTACCGGGCAACCAAAGACAAAGCCCTTTAGGCATTGTACCGGGCAACCAAAGACAAAGCCCTTCAGGCGTTGTACCGGGTAACCAAAGACATAGCCCTTCCGGCATTGTACCGGGCCTGCAAACACAAAACTATTCTCTGGCTTCTGGTCTTGTAACAGGTCATCAAACACACAGCCCTTCAGGCGTGGCAGCAGGCCATCAGACACACAGCCCGTCAGGGATGGGCCCACCAAGGGCACCGTCACCGCAGGCTGGTTCTTCACAGGGACGGATGGGGTCTCCGTCAGGACTTGCAGCCAGTCACGCTTCCACTCATCCCTCGGGATTCCATCCTCACTTTGTGCGTGGAGGCCCCGGGGTTTCTGGCCGTTTCCACTACCCTGGTATCCCAGTGTCTGGTGCTTCAGCTATTCCTCGTCTTCCTCCTCCCTACCTGcccccacacccacacctgATGCAGCGGCTAGGTCAGCCACCCATGTCGGGACAACATGGCCCTGGTCCCCACCCCTTCATGCCTCCCCCACCCCACTTTTCAGGCCAGCAGAACCAGGTGATGATCCCGGGTGTGGGGCCTGTGCCCAGAGGGGCGTTGCATATGATGGGCTATCCGCATCTACCCAGTGGCTTGCCCCCTCAGATGGCCGTGACGCACACCCCAGACCAGCTTCAGCACCTGCCCAACCCCAACTCCGGTCCTTCGCAACAAGCGATGCTTCCACCCTATCAGCTGCAGGCGTATCTGCAGTCCACTTCCAGACCTCCGTCACAACCCGGGGTCCAGCCACAGGTAGCGAGGTCATCTGCTTCCTCCATAGTCCACGCTTCCAGGAACAGTCCTCCCAGTGGTGTCGGTGTTGCACGGCCTTCCTTATCGGCCCCCCAGCCCCAGGGCCAAGCCTACCCGACACAGCCAACCATATTCCCTGTCCAGCTGAGCCCGGCGTCAGCCAGACTGCCCGGTGCTGACGCTGCCACACTTCCCACTTCACATCAGCAGAGCAAGCCCGCTGTCCTTCCCGCCCCCGACGAGCACCTTAAGCTGGTGGCCAGCATCAAGGCTGTCATGTCGCACGGCAAGAGCATCTCCTGCATGCGGCGTGACTGTTCCGAGCGCAAGGGCAACTTGTGTCTGGTGGAGGCCGTGGCCAAGCTTTACTTCCCCAAGTGCAGCCTGGCCGAGTTTGTCCACGCCCTGCGCAACGTCTTGCAGATCAACCTTCCCGTGTGCACACAGACAGAGGCCAAGGCCTTCATCCACTTCTACAACCTGCCCGTCACCTCCCTCAATGACAACCATATGATCGACCTCGACGACCTCAACAACTACTTCCCACAAATCTCCTACATGTTCAGACACGCTGCTGCTGACTCTTCCACCGCGCTGGCAGGCAAGCCCCCCGTGATGAACACGACACGGAGGTCGAACGGAACTGAAGGCACCACGCGCCTCGCGTCACCCTCCGCACCCATCACCATCGTCCTcaacaacaacgacagtgcCGAAGTCATCAGCATTGACTCCGGACCTCCAACGCCCGTCAGTGACAGCCCCACGGTCAGGAAACGGGCGGGTGGAGGGTTGGAGGGTTCAGGGGTCAAGGTCAATCGTTGCAACAGCTCAGCTACAGCAGACGAGGTGGACGGGCCAACGGCTGGCGCGGAGAATACAG TTACAACGGATACTCCAACAGTATCCAACAGCAGCACAACGCGGCAAGCAACAACCTCACAAGTCATCGTCATCGACTGA